One part of the Clostridia bacterium genome encodes these proteins:
- a CDS encoding elongation factor 4, whose product KHNIELNELALLESCDFVIHTRIAARAGLQIVDTSRAKLIYDIPLAEIVYDFFDDLKSRTRGYASMDYEITGFQKSELVKLDIMLNGEVCDALSLIVHKDDAYPRGRTIAEKLKEVIPRQMFEIPIQATVGGKVIARETVKAMRKDVLAKCYGGDITRKKKLLEKQKEGKKRMRQVGSVSLPSEAFMSILKR is encoded by the coding sequence TAAGCATAATATCGAGCTTAACGAGCTCGCTCTTTTGGAATCCTGTGATTTCGTAATCCATACTCGCATAGCCGCGCGTGCGGGACTTCAAATCGTCGACACCTCGCGCGCGAAATTGATCTACGATATTCCTCTTGCGGAGATCGTCTACGACTTTTTCGACGATTTGAAGTCCCGCACGCGCGGCTATGCGAGTATGGATTACGAAATCACAGGATTCCAAAAGAGCGAGCTCGTTAAGCTCGATATTATGCTTAACGGCGAAGTTTGCGACGCTTTGAGTTTGATCGTCCATAAGGACGACGCGTATCCCCGCGGCAGGACGATCGCGGAGAAACTCAAAGAAGTGATCCCGCGCCAAATGTTCGAAATCCCGATCCAAGCCACCGTCGGCGGGAAAGTCATTGCGCGCGAAACGGTCAAGGCGATGCGTAAAGACGTCCTTGCCAAGTGCTACGGCGGCGATATAACGAGAAAGAAAAAGCTTCTCGAAAAGCAAAAAGAGGGTAAAAAGAGGATGCGGCAGGTCGGCAGCGTCAGCCTTCCGAGCGAAGCCTTTATGTCTATTTTGAAGCGGTGA
- the hemW gene encoding radical SAM family heme chaperone HemW codes for MRSFFDDFSLYIHIPYCASKCAYCDFLSFADRTTMRDYFGALVKEIERESKKHKRKVTSVYIGGGTPSLTTAFFPALKDAIFGNFSVESDAEISVEANPESVTEEFVRAAKDLGVNRVSLGVQSLSDRLLKRIGRVHDEKTALAALTLLTENFPSVGADVMVGLPSETDSDVSETIEKLSDFPLSHLSCYGLILEKGTRLYEEAKHGDFIPDEDLSADRYDLACDLLGKRGFSRYEISNFCRDGKVCRYNTSVWQYADYLGLGLGASSFIKRDGGFPASRRRNARDLIKYIESEGAARPAFQRIDSEEGKEEFIMLGLRLSEGLDLARYRLLFGSDLLEERAENLEKLAPFLLFSEDKLAIRPEFFYVSNSIISDLI; via the coding sequence GTGAGATCTTTTTTCGACGATTTTTCCCTGTATATTCATATCCCGTATTGCGCTTCGAAATGCGCGTACTGCGATTTTTTGTCCTTTGCGGATCGAACGACGATGCGCGATTATTTCGGCGCGCTCGTCAAGGAGATCGAAAGAGAATCGAAAAAGCATAAGAGAAAGGTGACGAGCGTCTATATCGGCGGGGGAACGCCGTCGCTTACCACTGCATTTTTCCCTGCGCTCAAAGACGCGATCTTCGGGAATTTCTCCGTCGAGAGCGATGCGGAAATCAGCGTCGAAGCGAATCCCGAAAGCGTAACGGAAGAATTCGTCCGCGCGGCGAAGGACCTCGGCGTCAACCGAGTCAGCCTCGGCGTCCAGTCTTTGTCCGATCGCCTCTTAAAGCGGATCGGTCGCGTTCACGACGAAAAAACGGCGCTTGCCGCGCTGACGCTCTTGACCGAAAATTTTCCTTCCGTCGGCGCGGACGTAATGGTCGGGCTTCCTTCCGAGACGGATTCGGACGTTTCGGAGACGATCGAAAAACTTTCCGATTTTCCGCTGTCGCATCTGTCCTGTTACGGTTTGATCCTCGAAAAGGGGACGAGATTATACGAAGAAGCGAAACACGGCGATTTTATACCCGACGAGGACCTTTCCGCGGATCGTTACGATCTCGCTTGCGATCTCCTCGGGAAGCGCGGGTTTTCGCGCTATGAGATCAGTAACTTTTGCCGCGACGGAAAAGTCTGCCGATATAATACCTCCGTTTGGCAGTACGCGGATTATCTCGGTCTCGGTCTCGGAGCGAGTTCTTTTATCAAGCGCGACGGAGGATTTCCCGCATCGCGCAGGCGCAACGCGCGCGATCTTATCAAATATATCGAAAGCGAAGGCGCGGCGCGCCCCGCCTTTCAAAGGATCGACTCGGAAGAGGGAAAAGAAGAATTCATTATGCTCGGTTTGCGCCTTTCCGAGGGGCTGGATCTCGCTCGTTACCGTTTGCTTTTCGGATCGGATCTTCTCGAAGAGAGGGCGGAAAATCTTGAAAAACTCGCTCCTTTTCTCTTGTTTTCCGAGGATAAACTTGCGATCAGACCCGAATTTTTTTACGTCTCGAATTCGATCATTTCCGATCTAATATAA